From a single Glycine soja cultivar W05 chromosome 19, ASM419377v2, whole genome shotgun sequence genomic region:
- the LOC114399659 gene encoding uncharacterized protein LOC114399659 has translation MAATMIKLLFYLAILVILLTNSKGVSSSSTSEPTISASPGVLPYVTAPDISSFFPTPRANQPMSSGAPFEAEAPAPAPSSGEFEGKKSSASARLNCAGAIVGVLLCCAFLSSIVVV, from the coding sequence ATGGCTGCTACTATGATCaagttattattttaccttGCCATTTTGGTTATCTTGCTTACCAATTCAAAGGGTGTGAGTTCAAGTTCAACTAGTGAGCCTACAATTTCAGCTTCTCCTGGTGTTTTGCCTTATGTGACTGCCCCAGATATTTCCTCATTTTTCCCCACTCCAAGAGCCAATCAACCAATGAGTTCTGGTGCTCCTTTTGAGGCCGAGGCACCAGCACCGGCACCCAGTTCAGGAGAGTTTGAGGGCAAGAAGTCTTCTGCTTCAGCTAGGTTGAATTGTGCAGGTGCCATTGTTGGTGTTCTACTATGTTGTGCCTTCTTAAGTAGCATAGTTGTTGTTTGA